In the genome of Drosophila yakuba strain Tai18E2 chromosome 3R, Prin_Dyak_Tai18E2_2.1, whole genome shotgun sequence, one region contains:
- the LOC6536556 gene encoding uncharacterized protein LOC6536556 isoform X4, with protein MQRRTKNTADTKRIQSLKALFKKVVRIMSLNDPWKENEDDPRISSNVMRNLPTRGRTKSKSGFLTAADKSLIRTPHVIRTIPERMKLCKLFAKLTCLSGFSPKIRARLVPVVRLMPVDAGRIIIRQSDAPITVFFVLTGQVHMINNENNQKGEGVVMGFLGAGDMMGHVELLEGIKRTHTFRAAIKYIGWPKTTPAFLWRIGALEHWLGSIFRLLCLLLLVLAI; from the exons ATGCAGCGGCGTACAAAGAACACTGCAGATACCAAAAGAATTCAATCACTCAAGGCCTTGTTCAAAAAAGTGGTTCGCATAATGAGCCTAAATGATCCCTGGAAAGAAAACGAAGATGACCCAAGGATTTCTTCAAACGTCATGAGGAATTTGCCTACGAGAGGGCGCACAAAGTCCAAATCGGGCTTCCTAACTGCAGCg GATAAATCTTTGATTCGAACACCGCACGTGATTCGAACAATTCCGGAAAGAATGAAATTATGTAAACTGTTTGCTAAGTTGACATGTTTGTCAGGCTTCAGTCCA AAAATTCGAGCTCGATTAGTTCCTGTGGTGCGTTTGATGCCCGTCGATGCTGGTCGCATTATCATCAGGCAATCGGATGCGCCCATAACCGTGTTTTTTGTGCTTACAGGGCAAGTACATATGataaataacgaaaataaCCAG AAGGGAGAAGGAGTGGTCATGGGCTTTCTTGGAGCTGGTGATATGATGGGCCATGTGGAGCTCTTAGAAGGCATCAAACGAACTCACACGTTCAGAGCAGCAA TCAAATATATAGGTTGGCCCAAAACAACACCCGCCTTCCTTTGGCGCATTGGAGCATTGGAGCATTGGCTTGGCTCGATTTTTCGGCTGTTGTGCCTGTTACTCCTCGTGCTGGcaatctga
- the LOC6536556 gene encoding uncharacterized protein LOC6536556 isoform X3: protein MQRRTKNTADTKRIQSLKALFKKVVRIMSLNDPWKENEDDPRISSNVMRNLPTRGRTKSKSGFLTAADKSLIRTPHVIRTIPERMKLCKLFAKLTCLSGFSPKIRARLVPVVRLMPVDAGRIIIRQSDAPITVFFVLTGQVHMINNENNQKGEGVVMGFLGAGDMMGHVELLEGIKRTHTFRAATYCELLVLFDYDFAPILGAYMTKIWDEKKRALKALDYFDFLDEDQIVEACRYGRLKQFDPLDTIFCEDIGSMTNVHFVLSGECLILQCLNIRVSMKRGKKVYELLPASEGDVSKMFRKAVRSTFSTPSVDDQSKIDILDLVASSSSGSSDDSQKSAINRKTPTYESHFIDVGTITFGGIFGLGEKMENRVIMARSTVQCLILPRFFLLEKKQNPGNVWERRLLYVDVMIPSREALFAHYRKACDWKKFKNDLISETLKPSDNADTHIEDVPIICRIVESPEDLN, encoded by the exons ATGCAGCGGCGTACAAAGAACACTGCAGATACCAAAAGAATTCAATCACTCAAGGCCTTGTTCAAAAAAGTGGTTCGCATAATGAGCCTAAATGATCCCTGGAAAGAAAACGAAGATGACCCAAGGATTTCTTCAAACGTCATGAGGAATTTGCCTACGAGAGGGCGCACAAAGTCCAAATCGGGCTTCCTAACTGCAGCg GATAAATCTTTGATTCGAACACCGCACGTGATTCGAACAATTCCGGAAAGAATGAAATTATGTAAACTGTTTGCTAAGTTGACATGTTTGTCAGGCTTCAGTCCA AAAATTCGAGCTCGATTAGTTCCTGTGGTGCGTTTGATGCCCGTCGATGCTGGTCGCATTATCATCAGGCAATCGGATGCGCCCATAACCGTGTTTTTTGTGCTTACAGGGCAAGTACATATGataaataacgaaaataaCCAG AAGGGAGAAGGAGTGGTCATGGGCTTTCTTGGAGCTGGTGATATGATGGGCCATGTGGAGCTCTTAGAAGGCATCAAACGAACTCACACGTTCAGAGCAGCAA CCTACTGCGAACTACTCGTCCTGTTCGACTATGATTTTGCACCGATTCTTGGGGCCTACATGACCAAGATTTGGGACGAGAAGAAGCGGGCCCTCAAGGCGCTGGACTACTTTGATTTCCTCGATGAGGATCAG ATCGTGGAAGCTTGTCGATATGGGAGGCTAAAGCAATTCGACCCACTGGATACCATATTCTGTGAGGATATAGGATCCATGACCAATGTCCACTTTGTGCTCAGTGGAGAATGTCTGATACTGCAGTGTCTGAATATAAGG GTTTCTatgaaaaggggaaaaaaggTATATGAACTTTTGCCGGCGTCTGAAGGTGATGTGTCGAAAATGTTTAGAAAAGCCGTCAGATCCACATTTTCCACGCCAAGTGTCGATGATCAGTCCAAAATAGATATTCTCGATCTTGTGGCAAGTTCGAGTTCCGGTTCCAGTGATGATTCGCAAAAAAGTGCTATTAATCGCAAG ACACCCACATATGAAAGCCATTTCATTGATGTTGGCACCATAACTTTTGGAGGAATTTTCGGCTTGGgcgagaaaatggaaaatcgcGTGATAATGGCAAGGAGTACGGTTCAATGCCTGATACTGCCCAGATTTTTCCTCCTGGAGAAGAAACAAAATCCCGGCAATGTCTGGGAGCGCAGACTGTTGTACGTGGATGTCATGATTCCATCCAGAGAAGCCCTTTTTGCACACTATCGCAAAGCTTGTGACTGGAAGAAGTTCAAGAACGACCTCATTTCCGAGACCTTGAAGCCCTCCGATAATGCCGACACACACATTGAAGACGTTCCCATAATTTGCAGAATTGTAGAATCACCAGAGGATCTCAATTAG
- the LOC6536556 gene encoding uncharacterized protein LOC6536556 isoform X5, which translates to MQRRTKNTADTKRIQSLKALFKKVVRIMSLNDPWKENEDDPRISSNVMRNLPTRGRTKSKSGFLTAADKSLIRTPHVIRTIPERMKLCKLFAKLTCLSGFSPKIRARLVPVVRLMPVDAGRIIIRQSDAPITVFFVLTGQVHMINNENNQKGEGVVMGFLGAGDMMGHVELLEGIKRTHTFRAASWPKTTPAFLWRIGALEHWLGSIFRLLCLLLLVLAI; encoded by the exons ATGCAGCGGCGTACAAAGAACACTGCAGATACCAAAAGAATTCAATCACTCAAGGCCTTGTTCAAAAAAGTGGTTCGCATAATGAGCCTAAATGATCCCTGGAAAGAAAACGAAGATGACCCAAGGATTTCTTCAAACGTCATGAGGAATTTGCCTACGAGAGGGCGCACAAAGTCCAAATCGGGCTTCCTAACTGCAGCg GATAAATCTTTGATTCGAACACCGCACGTGATTCGAACAATTCCGGAAAGAATGAAATTATGTAAACTGTTTGCTAAGTTGACATGTTTGTCAGGCTTCAGTCCA AAAATTCGAGCTCGATTAGTTCCTGTGGTGCGTTTGATGCCCGTCGATGCTGGTCGCATTATCATCAGGCAATCGGATGCGCCCATAACCGTGTTTTTTGTGCTTACAGGGCAAGTACATATGataaataacgaaaataaCCAG AAGGGAGAAGGAGTGGTCATGGGCTTTCTTGGAGCTGGTGATATGATGGGCCATGTGGAGCTCTTAGAAGGCATCAAACGAACTCACACGTTCAGAGCAGCAA GTTGGCCCAAAACAACACCCGCCTTCCTTTGGCGCATTGGAGCATTGGAGCATTGGCTTGGCTCGATTTTTCGGCTGTTGTGCCTGTTACTCCTCGTGCTGGcaatctga
- the LOC6536557 gene encoding probable tubulin polyglutamylase ttll-15, with protein MDASVEENAPDHKEAVGKLAKAEESEKPANSIGLLPVMIFLAATVTTAVVVELLPHASRVLPWKSADSAEDQLQPPPTYAIFGRSPTEEHLVHVVGVLHRFGYRRVGVNESWNLLWAHDYPFLSIANLKNLGQHQVVNHLPGCGYLTNKVDLCTTQLPFLPRAFRLPAERQEFLDYAREHPQALFVQKHNEHRHIKVRAPADIAFGSNDSFVQEFVQRPYLVDGHKFDIGVYVVITSVNPLRVYIYTGDVLFRYCPVKYHPFDAENVDKYIVGDDYLPTWEVPSLRKYYNRFGGSMRTVFEAYVRDQGKDPAKIWPQVEHIVRTTIAAKEQDIVNILRSYRTHNFFDLMRFDLFIDEDLKVFLMEANMSPNLSSAHFKPNSLLYEQVLYSVFNLVGIKPLTSTSGTLLGESSEMVTADKNLATDLNKCAAHDCDKSCNKEECDLCLQCLSGSEYKMLQQAHQEHLHRVDMKRIFPKPIHDPTSFNLLEETANMSKKNAWMTRWFYKKCQFDAAWCN; from the exons ATGGATGCCAGTGTGGAGGAGAATGCTCCTGATCACAAGGAGGCCGTTGGCAAA TTGGCCAAAGCGGAGGAGTCCGAGAAGCCAGCGAACAGCATTGGACTGCTGCCCGTTATGATATTTCTGGCGGCGACGGTGACCACGGCCGTGGTGGTGGAGCTGCTGCCCCATGCCAGCAGGGTTTTGCCCTGGAAGTCGGCGGATTCTGCAGAGGATCAGCTGCAGCCACCGCCCACATATGCGATCTTCGGGCGCAGTCCCACGGAGGAGCACCTGGTGCATGTGGTCGGTGTGCTGCACAGGTTCGGTTACCGCAGAGTGGGCGTAAACGAGAGCTGGAATCTGCTTTGGGCCCACGATTATCCATTCCTCTCCATCGCCAATCTCAAGAATCTCGGACAGCATCAGGTGGTGAACCACTTGCCGGGCTGCGGTTACCTAACCAACAAGGTGGACCTGTGCACCACGCAGCTGCCTTTTCTGCCACGCGCCTTTCGCTTGCCAGCGGAACGACAGGAGTTCCTGGACTACGCCAGGGAGCATCCACAGGCACTGTTCGTCCAGAAGCACAACGAGCATCGGCACATCAAGGTGCGAGCACCCGCTGACATCGCCTTCGGATCGAACGACTCCTTTGTGCAGGAATTCGTGCAACGGCCCTACCTGGTGGATGGCCACAAGTTCGACATTGGAGTCTATGTCGTCATCACCTCGGTGAATCCCTTGCGAGTGTACATCTACACGGGCGACGTTCTGTTTCGGTACTGCCCGGTGAAGTACCATCCCTTCGATGCCGAGAATGTGGACAAGTACATTGTGGGGGATGACTATTTGCCCACCTGGGAGGTTCCTTCGCTGCGCAAGTACTACAATCGCTTTGGCGGCAGCATGCGCACCGTTTTCGAAGCCTATGTCCGAGATCAGGGCAAGGATCCCGCTAAGATTTGGCCTCAAGTAGAGCACATTGTACGTACCACGATTGCGGCCAAGGAGCAAGACATCGTTAACATACTGCGATCCTACAGGACGCACAACTTTTTCGATCTGATGCGTTTTGATCTCTTTATCGACGAAGATCTAAAAGTTTTCCTCATGGAGGCCAACATGTCTCCCAATCTCTCTTCTGCTCATTTTAAGCCCAACTCCCTGTTGTACGAGCAAGTTCTATACAGCGTGTTTAATCTGGTCGGAATAAAGCCACTCACGTCAACAAGTGGCACATT GCTCGGCGAAAGCAGCGAGATGGTCACAGCTGATAAAAACCTGGCCACGGACTTGAACAAATGCGCTGCACACGATTGCGACAAGTCCTGCAACAAGGAGGAGTGCGATCTTTGCCTGCAATGCCTTAGTGGCTCGGAGTACAAGATGCTGCAGCAGGCTCATCAGGAGCACTTGCATCGCGTTGACATGAAGCGCATATTCCCCAAACCCATT CACGATCCAACGAGTTTCAACCTTTTGGAGGAAACTGCCAACATGTCAAAGAAAAACGCATGGATGACCCGCTGGTTCTACAAAAAATGCCAATTCGATGCTGCCTGGTGCAATTAG
- the LOC6536556 gene encoding uncharacterized protein LOC6536556 isoform X1, with protein MQRRTKNTADTKRIQSLKALFKKVVRIMSLNDPWKENEDDPRISSNVMRNLPTRGRTKSKSGFLTAADKSLIRTPHVIRTIPERMKLCKLFAKLTCLSGFSPKIRARLVPVVRLMPVDAGRIIIRQSDAPITVFFVLTGQVHMINNENNQKGEGVVMGFLGAGDMMGHVELLEGIKRTHTFRAATYCELLVLFDYDFAPILGAYMTKIWDEKKRALKALDYFDFLDEDQIVEACRYGRLKQFDPLDTIFCEDIGSMTNVHFVLSGECLILQCLNIRVSMKRGKKVYELLPASEGDVSKMFRKAVRSTFSTPSVDDQSKIDILDLVASSSSGSSDDSQKSAINRKMRKMDLRDIQKRCGMIKSPPTKPRFTWRRSIRKSTMSMFSHSENKFISEDIYEDFWEMCENDSDTQSYSSDSDLSMGMEYKQSFRFGPVLNGFAGTDYDESYVLSSSLSSLSSSSVDSSTPTYESHFIDVGTITFGGIFGLGEKMENRVIMARSTVQCLILPRFFLLEKKQNPGNVWERRLLYVDVMIPSREALFAHYRKACDWKKFKNDLISETLKPSDNADTHIEDVPIICRIVESPEDLN; from the exons ATGCAGCGGCGTACAAAGAACACTGCAGATACCAAAAGAATTCAATCACTCAAGGCCTTGTTCAAAAAAGTGGTTCGCATAATGAGCCTAAATGATCCCTGGAAAGAAAACGAAGATGACCCAAGGATTTCTTCAAACGTCATGAGGAATTTGCCTACGAGAGGGCGCACAAAGTCCAAATCGGGCTTCCTAACTGCAGCg GATAAATCTTTGATTCGAACACCGCACGTGATTCGAACAATTCCGGAAAGAATGAAATTATGTAAACTGTTTGCTAAGTTGACATGTTTGTCAGGCTTCAGTCCA AAAATTCGAGCTCGATTAGTTCCTGTGGTGCGTTTGATGCCCGTCGATGCTGGTCGCATTATCATCAGGCAATCGGATGCGCCCATAACCGTGTTTTTTGTGCTTACAGGGCAAGTACATATGataaataacgaaaataaCCAG AAGGGAGAAGGAGTGGTCATGGGCTTTCTTGGAGCTGGTGATATGATGGGCCATGTGGAGCTCTTAGAAGGCATCAAACGAACTCACACGTTCAGAGCAGCAA CCTACTGCGAACTACTCGTCCTGTTCGACTATGATTTTGCACCGATTCTTGGGGCCTACATGACCAAGATTTGGGACGAGAAGAAGCGGGCCCTCAAGGCGCTGGACTACTTTGATTTCCTCGATGAGGATCAG ATCGTGGAAGCTTGTCGATATGGGAGGCTAAAGCAATTCGACCCACTGGATACCATATTCTGTGAGGATATAGGATCCATGACCAATGTCCACTTTGTGCTCAGTGGAGAATGTCTGATACTGCAGTGTCTGAATATAAGG GTTTCTatgaaaaggggaaaaaaggTATATGAACTTTTGCCGGCGTCTGAAGGTGATGTGTCGAAAATGTTTAGAAAAGCCGTCAGATCCACATTTTCCACGCCAAGTGTCGATGATCAGTCCAAAATAGATATTCTCGATCTTGTGGCAAGTTCGAGTTCCGGTTCCAGTGATGATTCGCAAAAAAGTGCTATTAATCGCAAG ATGCGAAAAATGGACTTAAGAGACATACAAAAAAGATGCGGCATGATCAAATCGCCGCCAACCAAACCGCGTTTTACTTGGCGCCGCTCCATTCGAAAGTCAACGATGTCTATGTTTTCGCACAGTGAAAATAAGTTTATAAGTGAAGATATATATGAGGATTTTTGGGAAATGTGCGAGAACGATAGTGATACGCAATCATATTCATCGGACTCAGATTTAAGCATGGGCATGGAGTATAAGCAATCCTTCCGCTTTGGTCCTGTATTAAATGGTTTTGCGGGAACCGATTACGATGAAAGCTATGTTTTATCCTCGTCGCTATCTAGTTTATCCTCGAGCAGTGTTGATTCATCC ACACCCACATATGAAAGCCATTTCATTGATGTTGGCACCATAACTTTTGGAGGAATTTTCGGCTTGGgcgagaaaatggaaaatcgcGTGATAATGGCAAGGAGTACGGTTCAATGCCTGATACTGCCCAGATTTTTCCTCCTGGAGAAGAAACAAAATCCCGGCAATGTCTGGGAGCGCAGACTGTTGTACGTGGATGTCATGATTCCATCCAGAGAAGCCCTTTTTGCACACTATCGCAAAGCTTGTGACTGGAAGAAGTTCAAGAACGACCTCATTTCCGAGACCTTGAAGCCCTCCGATAATGCCGACACACACATTGAAGACGTTCCCATAATTTGCAGAATTGTAGAATCACCAGAGGATCTCAATTAG
- the LOC6536556 gene encoding uncharacterized protein LOC6536556 isoform X6 yields MQRRTKNTADTKRIQSLKALFKKVVRIMSLNDPWKENEDDPRISSNVMRNLPTRGRTKSKSGFLTAADKSLIRTPHVIRTIPERMKLCKLFAKLTCLSGFSPKIRARLVPVVRLMPVDAGRIIIRQSDAPITVFFVLTGQVHMINNENNQKGEGVVMGFLGAGDMMGHVELLEGIKRTHTFRAANARHQKHQQ; encoded by the exons ATGCAGCGGCGTACAAAGAACACTGCAGATACCAAAAGAATTCAATCACTCAAGGCCTTGTTCAAAAAAGTGGTTCGCATAATGAGCCTAAATGATCCCTGGAAAGAAAACGAAGATGACCCAAGGATTTCTTCAAACGTCATGAGGAATTTGCCTACGAGAGGGCGCACAAAGTCCAAATCGGGCTTCCTAACTGCAGCg GATAAATCTTTGATTCGAACACCGCACGTGATTCGAACAATTCCGGAAAGAATGAAATTATGTAAACTGTTTGCTAAGTTGACATGTTTGTCAGGCTTCAGTCCA AAAATTCGAGCTCGATTAGTTCCTGTGGTGCGTTTGATGCCCGTCGATGCTGGTCGCATTATCATCAGGCAATCGGATGCGCCCATAACCGTGTTTTTTGTGCTTACAGGGCAAGTACATATGataaataacgaaaataaCCAG AAGGGAGAAGGAGTGGTCATGGGCTTTCTTGGAGCTGGTGATATGATGGGCCATGTGGAGCTCTTAGAAGGCATCAAACGAACTCACACGTTCAGAGCAGCAA ATGCACGCCACCAGAAGCACCAGCAGTAG
- the LOC6536556 gene encoding uncharacterized protein LOC6536556 isoform X2 — protein MPVDAGRIIIRQSDAPITVFFVLTGQVHMINNENNQKGEGVVMGFLGAGDMMGHVELLEGIKRTHTFRAATYCELLVLFDYDFAPILGAYMTKIWDEKKRALKALDYFDFLDEDQIVEACRYGRLKQFDPLDTIFCEDIGSMTNVHFVLSGECLILQCLNIRVSMKRGKKVYELLPASEGDVSKMFRKAVRSTFSTPSVDDQSKIDILDLVASSSSGSSDDSQKSAINRKMRKMDLRDIQKRCGMIKSPPTKPRFTWRRSIRKSTMSMFSHSENKFISEDIYEDFWEMCENDSDTQSYSSDSDLSMGMEYKQSFRFGPVLNGFAGTDYDESYVLSSSLSSLSSSSVDSSTPTYESHFIDVGTITFGGIFGLGEKMENRVIMARSTVQCLILPRFFLLEKKQNPGNVWERRLLYVDVMIPSREALFAHYRKACDWKKFKNDLISETLKPSDNADTHIEDVPIICRIVESPEDLN, from the exons ATGCCCGTCGATGCTGGTCGCATTATCATCAGGCAATCGGATGCGCCCATAACCGTGTTTTTTGTGCTTACAGGGCAAGTACATATGataaataacgaaaataaCCAG AAGGGAGAAGGAGTGGTCATGGGCTTTCTTGGAGCTGGTGATATGATGGGCCATGTGGAGCTCTTAGAAGGCATCAAACGAACTCACACGTTCAGAGCAGCAA CCTACTGCGAACTACTCGTCCTGTTCGACTATGATTTTGCACCGATTCTTGGGGCCTACATGACCAAGATTTGGGACGAGAAGAAGCGGGCCCTCAAGGCGCTGGACTACTTTGATTTCCTCGATGAGGATCAG ATCGTGGAAGCTTGTCGATATGGGAGGCTAAAGCAATTCGACCCACTGGATACCATATTCTGTGAGGATATAGGATCCATGACCAATGTCCACTTTGTGCTCAGTGGAGAATGTCTGATACTGCAGTGTCTGAATATAAGG GTTTCTatgaaaaggggaaaaaaggTATATGAACTTTTGCCGGCGTCTGAAGGTGATGTGTCGAAAATGTTTAGAAAAGCCGTCAGATCCACATTTTCCACGCCAAGTGTCGATGATCAGTCCAAAATAGATATTCTCGATCTTGTGGCAAGTTCGAGTTCCGGTTCCAGTGATGATTCGCAAAAAAGTGCTATTAATCGCAAG ATGCGAAAAATGGACTTAAGAGACATACAAAAAAGATGCGGCATGATCAAATCGCCGCCAACCAAACCGCGTTTTACTTGGCGCCGCTCCATTCGAAAGTCAACGATGTCTATGTTTTCGCACAGTGAAAATAAGTTTATAAGTGAAGATATATATGAGGATTTTTGGGAAATGTGCGAGAACGATAGTGATACGCAATCATATTCATCGGACTCAGATTTAAGCATGGGCATGGAGTATAAGCAATCCTTCCGCTTTGGTCCTGTATTAAATGGTTTTGCGGGAACCGATTACGATGAAAGCTATGTTTTATCCTCGTCGCTATCTAGTTTATCCTCGAGCAGTGTTGATTCATCC ACACCCACATATGAAAGCCATTTCATTGATGTTGGCACCATAACTTTTGGAGGAATTTTCGGCTTGGgcgagaaaatggaaaatcgcGTGATAATGGCAAGGAGTACGGTTCAATGCCTGATACTGCCCAGATTTTTCCTCCTGGAGAAGAAACAAAATCCCGGCAATGTCTGGGAGCGCAGACTGTTGTACGTGGATGTCATGATTCCATCCAGAGAAGCCCTTTTTGCACACTATCGCAAAGCTTGTGACTGGAAGAAGTTCAAGAACGACCTCATTTCCGAGACCTTGAAGCCCTCCGATAATGCCGACACACACATTGAAGACGTTCCCATAATTTGCAGAATTGTAGAATCACCAGAGGATCTCAATTAG
- the LOC6536556 gene encoding uncharacterized protein LOC6536556 isoform X7: MQRRTKNTADTKRIQSLKALFKKVVRIMSLNDPWKENEDDPRISSNVMRNLPTRGRTKSKSGFLTAADKSLIRTPHVIRTIPERMKLCKLFAKLTCLSGFSPKIRARLVPVVRLMPVDAGRIIIRQSDAPITVFFVLTGQVHMINNENNQKGEGVVMGFLGAGDMMGHVELLEGIKRTHTFRAATPAVAVAVTVLGISSMDSVCPDSMGVANSPVRQQLLNASLCSLLRTTRPVRL; the protein is encoded by the exons ATGCAGCGGCGTACAAAGAACACTGCAGATACCAAAAGAATTCAATCACTCAAGGCCTTGTTCAAAAAAGTGGTTCGCATAATGAGCCTAAATGATCCCTGGAAAGAAAACGAAGATGACCCAAGGATTTCTTCAAACGTCATGAGGAATTTGCCTACGAGAGGGCGCACAAAGTCCAAATCGGGCTTCCTAACTGCAGCg GATAAATCTTTGATTCGAACACCGCACGTGATTCGAACAATTCCGGAAAGAATGAAATTATGTAAACTGTTTGCTAAGTTGACATGTTTGTCAGGCTTCAGTCCA AAAATTCGAGCTCGATTAGTTCCTGTGGTGCGTTTGATGCCCGTCGATGCTGGTCGCATTATCATCAGGCAATCGGATGCGCCCATAACCGTGTTTTTTGTGCTTACAGGGCAAGTACATATGataaataacgaaaataaCCAG AAGGGAGAAGGAGTGGTCATGGGCTTTCTTGGAGCTGGTGATATGATGGGCCATGTGGAGCTCTTAGAAGGCATCAAACGAACTCACACGTTCAGAGCAGCAA CACCAGCAGTAGCAGTGGCAGTAACAGTACTTGGCATCAGCTCCATGGATTCCGTGTGCCCCGATTCGATGGGAGTCGCCAATTCGCCAGTGCGCCAGCAACTATTGAACGCTTCACTTTGCAGCCTACTGCGAACTACTCGTCCTGTTCGACTATGA